The Pseudomonas sp. B21-023 genomic interval GCGCGATCATGTCGCCGGGGCGCCATGAGAAAATTCGGGTGCAGTCTAATCAAGCGTGAACGCCGCGCACATTAACCCTTGGTCGCGTCGTAGGCCATTATTGCCTGCACTACATGTCGATTCACCGTTTCCCTGGCTTCGATCATCCGTGGCTTGCCTTTCACTTGCCTTTCACCCGCTGCTCGAAGGCCGGCGTGGAACGAGAGACGAAACCACCCTCGACCCGGGTCACCAGTACTGCGGCGATACCGTGGGCGATGGCGAAATCCCAGCCCTGCTGCGGCCCGAGGATCAACAACAGGGTCGAGTAGCCGTCGGCCAGCAGCGCCGAAGCGTCGAGCACCGTCACCGCCGCCAGGTCGTGCGCGACCGGGCGCCCGAGGCGGGCGTCGAAGGTGTGTGAATAGCGCCGGCCATTGTCCTCGAAATAATGCCGGTAGTCACCCGAGGTCGACACGGCCAGGTCCTGCACGTCGATGACCTGGCGGGCGATCTGGTGATCTTCGCGCGGCAGTTCCAGGGCCACCCGCCAGGCGCTGCCATCGGGCTTGCGGCCCACGGCCTTCAACTCACCGGTGGCCTCGGCAAGAAAGTTGTCGATGCCCATGGCGCGCAGGCGCTGGGCGATCAGGTCGACGGCGTGGCCGGCGGCGACGCTGTTGAAATCCAGTTCGACGGCGGCGTCCTTGCACAGGGCCTCGCCCTCAAGGCGCAAGTGGCGGTAACCCACGCGCAGGCGCGCCCTGGCCAGCGCCTGCGGCTCCGGCACCTGCATTTCGCGGGCCTGCGGGCCGAAGCCCCAGAGGTCGAGTAGCGGCTCGACGGTAAGGTCGAAGGCGCCCTGGCTCTGTTCGGCCAGGTGCTGGCCGAAAGTAACCAGTTCCAGCATGTCGGCATCGATGGGCAGGCACTGATTGGCCGGCAACTGGTTGAAACGGCTGACGATGGAGTCGCCGCGGTAGGTGGAGTAATGCGCGTCGATGGCCTGCAGGATGCCTTCGACCGCCGACTGCACCTGCTCCGGCGCCGGGCCGCCTGGCTGGCGCACGTACTGGATGCTGTAGCTGCTGCCCATGGTCGGGCCGCCGAAGCGCTCGAGGGTCGGGGCTGGCTTGCAGGCTGAAAGCAGCGTAAGGATGGACAACAGTAGTATCGCGCGCAAACGAGAGCTCTCAGGAGACTGCACTGACCTCATCGCCGGCAAGCCGGCTCCCACAAAAGGCTCGGCGCCAGCGCCTCTGTGGAAGCCGGCTTGCCGGCGATGAGGCCGGTACAGGCACAGCAGTTATCAGGCAAAAAAAACGGGAACCCGAAGGTTCCCGTTTTCTCAACGCATTACAAGCGGATCAGCGTGGAAACGCTGGCGGGTTCACACCGGCCATGTCTTCCATCACGCGCACCACCTGGCAGCTGTAACCGAATTCGTTGTCGTACCAGACGTACAGGACAACACGGTTGTCGTTGCAGATGGTCGCCTCGGCGTCGACCACACCGGCGTGGCGCGAACCGACGAAGTCGGTCGATACCACTTCCTGGGAGCTGACGTAGTCGATCTGCTTGTGCAGCTCGGAGTGCATGGCGGTCTGGCGCAGGTACTCGTTCAGCTCTTCGCGGTTGGTGGCCTTCTCGAGGTTCAGGTTGAGAATGGCCATCGACACGTTCGGCGTCGGCACACGGATCGCGTTGCCGGTCAGCTTGCCCTTGAGCACTGGCAGGGCCTTGGCGGCGGCGGTCGCGGCACCGGTCTCGGTGATGACCATGTTCAGCGGCGCGGCGCGACCACGACGGCTGCCCTTGTGGAAGTTGTCGATCAGGTTCTGGTCGTTGGTGAACGAGTGAACGGTTTCGACGTGGCCGTTGACGATGCCGTACTGGTCGTTGATGGCCTTGAGCACCGGCACGATGGCGTTGGTGGTGCAGGACGCCGCCGAGATGATCTTGTCGTCGGCGCTGATGTCGCCGTGGTTGATGCCGTGCACGATGTTCTTCAGCGCGCCCTTGCCAGGTGCGGTGAGGATCACGCGGGCGGCGCCCGGGCAGGCCAGGTGCTGGCCGAGGCCGTCGGCGTCACGCCAGACACCGGTGTTGTCGACGATCAGCGCATCGTTGATGCCGTACTGGGTGTAGTCGACTTCGCTCGGGCTCTTGGCGTAGATCACCTGGATCAGGTTGCCGTTGGCAGTGATGGTGTTGTTGGCTTCATCGATGACGATGGTGCCGTCGAACGGACCGTGCACCGAGTCGCGGCGCAGCAGGCTGGCGCGCTTGACCAGGTCGTTCTCGGCGCCCTTGCGCACAACGATGGCGCGCAGGCGCAGGCCGTCACCGCCACCGGTCTTCTCGATCAGGATACGCGCCAGCAGGCGGCCGATGCGGCCGAAGCCGTACAGCACGACGTCGGTGCCCTTGCGTGCGGAAGCGTTCTGCTGACCCACGACGTCGGCCAGTTCGTCACGGACGAACTGCTCGGCGCTGCGGCCATTGCCTTCGACCTTGAACTTGTTGGCCAGCTTGCCCAGGTCCACCGAGGCGGCGCCCAGCTTCAGCTCGCTCATGGCCTTGAGCAGGGGGAATGTCTCGTGGACGGACAGCTCGGTCTCGTCGGTCTGACGGTGACGGGCAAAGCGGTGTGCTTTGAGGATCGAGATAACCGAACGGTTGATCAGGCTGCGGCCATAGATCGAGCTCACCACGTTGTTGTTGCGGTAGAGCTGACCGATAAGCGGGATCATCGCTTCAGCCAGGGCTTCACGATCGATCCACTCACCAAGACACTGGTCGGGCTTCTGAGTCACGGTAACCTTCCACATGTAGGGGAACAAAAAAGGGGCTACATTATGACGCCCCGCGGCGTATCGGGCAATGAGCGCCTGTCGCCGGCGCCAGCCCCCGTCGCCAAGCCCTTTCGAACCTGACAGCGCGCCTCGTCACCGGTACAATCGACCTCTTTGCCGCAACGCTTGGAGTCCGATCTCCCGTGTCAGTTCTGCGCCTACCGCAAATGTCGGCCACGGCCGGCAAACAAACCTGGGGCAACCTGCCCGGCGCGGCCTTGAGCCTGGCCGTCGCCGAGGCTGCCAGTACCGCCGGTCGCTTCACCTTGCTGCTGACCGCCGACAGCCAGGCGGCCGATCGCCTGGAGCAGGAGCTGCGCTTCTTCGCGCCAGAACTGCCGGTGCTGCCTTTCCCCGACTGGGAAACCCTGCCCTACGACCTGTTCTCGCCGCACCAGGACATCATCTCCCAGCGTATCGCCAGCCTCTACCGGCTGCCGGAGCTGGACCACGGCATTCTCGTCGTGCCGATCACCACCGCCCTGCACCGCCTGGCCCCCACGCGCTTCCTGCTGGGCAGCAGCCTGGTGCTGGACGTCGGCCAGAAGATCGACGTCGAGCAGATGCGCGCGCGCCTGGAAGCCAGCGGCTACCGCTGCGTCGACACGGTCTACGAGCATGGCGAGTTCGCCGTGCGCGGCGCGCTGATCGACCTGTTCCCCATGGGCAGCAAGCAGCCGTACCGCATCGACCTGTTCGACGACGAGATCGAGACCCTGCGCACCTTCGACCCGGAGAGCCAGCGCTCGATCGACAAGGTCGACTCGATCCGCCTGTTGCCGGCGCGCGAGTTCCCCATGCAGAAGGACGAGGTGACGCGCTTCAAGGCGCGTTTCCGCGAACGCTTCGACGTCGACTTCCGCCGCAGCGCGATCTTCCAGGACCTCACCAGCGGCATCATCCCCGCTGGCATCGAGTACTACCTGCCGTTGTTCTTCGAAGAAACCGCCACCCTGTTCGACTACCTGCCGACCGACACCCAGGTGTTCTCGCTGCCGGGCGTGGAGCAGGCCGCCGAACACTTCTGGAACGATGTGCGCGGGCGCTATGAAGAGCGCCGCGGCGATATGAGCCGGCCGCTGCTGCCACCGGCGGAGCTGTTCCTGCCGGTGGAGGATTGCTTCGCCCGCCTCAAGCAGTGGCCACGAGTGGTGATCAGCGGCGAAGATGTCGAGGCCGGCGCTGGCCGTGAGCGCTTCGCCGCCCGCGCCCTGCCCAACCTGGCCATCGAGGCCAAGGCCCACCAGCCGCTGGCGGAGCTGGCCAACTTCCTCGACCAGTTCAGCGGCCGCGTGCTGTTCACCGCCGAGTCCGCGGGCCGCCGCGAAGTGCTGCTCGAGTTGCTCGAACGCCTCAAGCTGCGCCCGCAGACCGTCGACGGCTGGGCCGACTTCGTCACCGGCGGCGAACGCCTGGCGATCACCATCGCCCCCTTGGACGACGGCCTGTTGCTGGACGACCCGGCCATTGCCCTGGTAGCGGAAAGCCCGCTGTTCGGCCAGCGCGTGATGCAGCGCAGGCGCCGCGAGAAACGCGGCGAGGCGGCCAACGACGCGGTGATCAAGAACCTCACCGAGCTGCGCGAAGGCGCGCCGGTGGTGCACATCGACCATGGCGTGGGCCGCTACCTGGGCCTGGCCACCCTGGAAATCGACGGCCAGGCCGCCGAGTTCCTCACCCTCGAATACGCCGAGGGCGCCAAGCTCTACGTGCCGGTGGCCAACCTGCACCTGATCGCGCGCTACACCGGCAGCGACGACGCCCTGGCCCCACTGCACCGGCTGGGTTCAGAAGCCTGGCAGAAAGCCAAGCGCAAGGCCGCCGAGCAGGTGCGCGACGTCGCCGCCGAGCTGCTCGATATCTACGCCCGCCGCGCCGCGCGCAAAGGCTATGCCTTCGCCGACCCGGCCGCCGACTACGCCACCTTCAGCGCCGGCTTCCCGTTCGAGGAAACCCCCGACCAGCAGACCGCCATCGAGGCGGTGCGGGCCGACATGCTCGCCGGCCAGCCCATGGACCGCCTGGTGTGCGGCGACGTCGGCTTCGGCAAGACCGAGGTGGCCATGCGCGCCGCCTTCATCGCCGTGCACAGCGGCCGCCAGGTGGCGGTCCTGGTACCCACCACGCTGCTGGCCCAGCAGCACTACAACAGTTTCCGCGACCGCTTCGCCGACTGGCCGGTGAAGGTCGAGGTGATGAGCCGCTTCAAGTCGGCCAAGGAAGTCGCCAGCGCCGCGGCGGAACTGGCCGAAGGCAAGATCGACATCCTCATCGGCACCCACAAGCTGCTGCAGGACGATGTGCGCTTCAAGGACCTGGGCCTGGCCATCATCGACGAGGAACACCGCTTCGGCGTGCGGCAGAAGGAACAGCTCAAGGCGCTGCGCAGCGAGGTGGACATCCTCACACTGACCGCAACGCCGATCCCGCGCACGCTGAACATGGCGGTTTCGGGCATGCGCGACCTGTCGATCATCGCCACCCCGCCAGCGCGGCGCCTGTCGGTGCGCACCTTCGTCATGGAGCAGAACAAGAGCACCGTGAAGGAGGCGCTGCTGCGCGAACTGCTGCGCGGTGGCCAGGTGTACTACCTGCACAACGATGTGAAGAGCATCGAGAAGTGCGCCGCCGAGCTGGCCGAGCTGGTGCCCGAGGCACGTATCGGCATCGGTCACGGGCAGATGCGCGAACGCGAGCTCGAGCAGGTGATGAGTGACTTCTATCACAAGCGTTTCAACGTGCTGATCGCCTCGACCATCATCGAGACCGGCATCGACGTGCCGAGCGCCAACACCATCGTCATCGAGCGCGCCGACAAGTTCGGCCTGGCGCAATTGCACCAGTTGCGTGGTCGGGTCGGGCGCAGCCACCACCAGGCCTATGCCTACCTGCTGACGCCACCGCGCCAGCAAATCAGTGCCGACGCCGAGAAACGCCTGGAGGCCATCGCCAACACCCAGGACCTGGGCGCGGGCTTCGTCCTGGCCACCAACGACCTGGAGATCCGCGGCGCCGGCGAACTGCTCGGCGAAGGCCAGAGCGGGCAGATCCAGGCGGTCGGCTTCACCCTGTACATGGAGATGCTCGAGCGCGCGGTCAAGGCCATCCGCAAGGGCACCCAGCCGAACCTCGAACAGCCACTCGGTGGCGGCCCGGAGATCAACCTGCGCCTGCCGGCGCTGATCCCCGAGGACTACCTGCCCGACGTGCATGCGCGCCTGATCCTGTACAAGCGCATCGCCTCGGCGGCCGACGAAGAGGGCCTCAAGGACCTGCAGGTGGAGATGATCGACCGCTTCGGCCTGCTGCCGGAACCGACCAAGAACCTGATGCGCCTGACCCTGCTCAAGCTGCAGGCGGAAAAGCTCGGCATCAAGAAGGTCGACGCCGGCCCCAACGGCGGCAAGCTCGAGTTCGAGGCCGAAACCCCGGTCGACCCGCTGACCCTGATCAAGCTGATCCAGGGCCAGCCCAAACGCTACAAGTTCGAAGGCGCGACCCAGTTCCGCTTCCTGGTGCCGATGGAACGCCCCGAAGAACGTTTCAACACCCTGGAAGCGCTGTTCGAGCGCCTTACCCCACAAACACACTAAGGAAGCTTCATGCGTGCCATCCGTTGCCTGACCTTGCTGCTGACGCTGATCGCGCCGGCCGCCTTCGCCGCAGGCCCGTATCAGGTGGAAATGGTCCTGGTGCGGCAGAACGCCGTAGCGGCCATTACCAGCCCGTTTGCCCCGGAAGACTGGAGCGCCGGCGCGCCACGCCTGGACAAGGGCGCTGAACGCCCGACCGGCCTGGGTGACGAGGTCACCCGCCTGCAGGCCACCGCCGACTACACCGTGCTGCTGCACAAGGCCTGGCAACAGGATGGCGAAACCATTGCCCTGAGTGCCGGTGACGAACAGTTCGGCCACTTCCCGATCGAGGGCAACCTGCGCATCAAGGAAAGCCGCTTCATCGCCGTTGACGCCAACCTCTGGGTCAACCAGCTCGAC includes:
- a CDS encoding FAD:protein FMN transferase, encoding MRSVQSPESSRLRAILLLSILTLLSACKPAPTLERFGGPTMGSSYSIQYVRQPGGPAPEQVQSAVEGILQAIDAHYSTYRGDSIVSRFNQLPANQCLPIDADMLELVTFGQHLAEQSQGAFDLTVEPLLDLWGFGPQAREMQVPEPQALARARLRVGYRHLRLEGEALCKDAAVELDFNSVAAGHAVDLIAQRLRAMGIDNFLAEATGELKAVGRKPDGSAWRVALELPREDHQIARQVIDVQDLAVSTSGDYRHYFEDNGRRYSHTFDARLGRPVAHDLAAVTVLDASALLADGYSTLLLILGPQQGWDFAIAHGIAAVLVTRVEGGFVSRSTPAFEQRVKGK
- a CDS encoding glyceraldehyde-3-phosphate dehydrogenase, whose product is MWKVTVTQKPDQCLGEWIDREALAEAMIPLIGQLYRNNNVVSSIYGRSLINRSVISILKAHRFARHRQTDETELSVHETFPLLKAMSELKLGAASVDLGKLANKFKVEGNGRSAEQFVRDELADVVGQQNASARKGTDVVLYGFGRIGRLLARILIEKTGGGDGLRLRAIVVRKGAENDLVKRASLLRRDSVHGPFDGTIVIDEANNTITANGNLIQVIYAKSPSEVDYTQYGINDALIVDNTGVWRDADGLGQHLACPGAARVILTAPGKGALKNIVHGINHGDISADDKIISAASCTTNAIVPVLKAINDQYGIVNGHVETVHSFTNDQNLIDNFHKGSRRGRAAPLNMVITETGAATAAAKALPVLKGKLTGNAIRVPTPNVSMAILNLNLEKATNREELNEYLRQTAMHSELHKQIDYVSSQEVVSTDFVGSRHAGVVDAEATICNDNRVVLYVWYDNEFGYSCQVVRVMEDMAGVNPPAFPR
- the mfd gene encoding transcription-repair coupling factor, whose amino-acid sequence is MSVLRLPQMSATAGKQTWGNLPGAALSLAVAEAASTAGRFTLLLTADSQAADRLEQELRFFAPELPVLPFPDWETLPYDLFSPHQDIISQRIASLYRLPELDHGILVVPITTALHRLAPTRFLLGSSLVLDVGQKIDVEQMRARLEASGYRCVDTVYEHGEFAVRGALIDLFPMGSKQPYRIDLFDDEIETLRTFDPESQRSIDKVDSIRLLPAREFPMQKDEVTRFKARFRERFDVDFRRSAIFQDLTSGIIPAGIEYYLPLFFEETATLFDYLPTDTQVFSLPGVEQAAEHFWNDVRGRYEERRGDMSRPLLPPAELFLPVEDCFARLKQWPRVVISGEDVEAGAGRERFAARALPNLAIEAKAHQPLAELANFLDQFSGRVLFTAESAGRREVLLELLERLKLRPQTVDGWADFVTGGERLAITIAPLDDGLLLDDPAIALVAESPLFGQRVMQRRRREKRGEAANDAVIKNLTELREGAPVVHIDHGVGRYLGLATLEIDGQAAEFLTLEYAEGAKLYVPVANLHLIARYTGSDDALAPLHRLGSEAWQKAKRKAAEQVRDVAAELLDIYARRAARKGYAFADPAADYATFSAGFPFEETPDQQTAIEAVRADMLAGQPMDRLVCGDVGFGKTEVAMRAAFIAVHSGRQVAVLVPTTLLAQQHYNSFRDRFADWPVKVEVMSRFKSAKEVASAAAELAEGKIDILIGTHKLLQDDVRFKDLGLAIIDEEHRFGVRQKEQLKALRSEVDILTLTATPIPRTLNMAVSGMRDLSIIATPPARRLSVRTFVMEQNKSTVKEALLRELLRGGQVYYLHNDVKSIEKCAAELAELVPEARIGIGHGQMRERELEQVMSDFYHKRFNVLIASTIIETGIDVPSANTIVIERADKFGLAQLHQLRGRVGRSHHQAYAYLLTPPRQQISADAEKRLEAIANTQDLGAGFVLATNDLEIRGAGELLGEGQSGQIQAVGFTLYMEMLERAVKAIRKGTQPNLEQPLGGGPEINLRLPALIPEDYLPDVHARLILYKRIASAADEEGLKDLQVEMIDRFGLLPEPTKNLMRLTLLKLQAEKLGIKKVDAGPNGGKLEFEAETPVDPLTLIKLIQGQPKRYKFEGATQFRFLVPMERPEERFNTLEALFERLTPQTH
- a CDS encoding peptidoglycan binding protein CsiV, whose product is MRAIRCLTLLLTLIAPAAFAAGPYQVEMVLVRQNAVAAITSPFAPEDWSAGAPRLDKGAERPTGLGDEVTRLQATADYTVLLHKAWQQDGETIALSAGDEQFGHFPIEGNLRIKESRFIAVDANLWVNQLDSNGSVLRSEQFKQSNSNMKAGQLTFLDGGHLAVLLKVSPAGMRKMPLPDPEMMEQ